The genome window CTAATCGGTATCGAAGCCTACATCCACAACGGCGAGGAGCTGGGAGATAAAAGCACCAAGCAGCGCTTCCACCTCTGCCTCATCGCCAAAAACGAAATCGGCTACAAAAACCTGATGTATCTAAGCTCCATGAGCTATATCGAGGGGTTTTATTATTATCCGCGTATCAACAAAAAGATGCTAAAAGAGCACAGCGAGGGCATCATCTGCTCCTCAGCATGCCTGCAAGGCGAGGTGAACTGGAACCTCAACCAAAGCGAGCGAAATTTGCGTTTCGGTGCGGGCGGATATGAGGCGGCGAAGGAAGCCGCGCTGTGGTACAAGGATGTGTTTGGCGATGATTTTTACCTAGAGATCATGCGCCACGGCATTGGCGATCAGCGCAGGATCGACGACGAAATCCTGCGCCTAGCAAAAGAGCTAAATATCAAGGTAATCGCAACCAACGACACGCACTATACGTTTAAGCAAAGAGCCGACGCGCACGAGGTTTTCATGTGTATCGCGATGAACAAACTGCTCGACGATCCAAACCGCCTGCGCCACAGCGTGCATGAGTTTTACGTCAAGACGCCGGCGCAGATGAGCGAGCTTTTTGCCGATATCCCCGAAGCCGTCACAAATACGCAAGAAATCGTCGATAAATGCGACCTTGCGATCAAACTAGGCGACGCGACGCCGCCAAATTTTAAATTTACGCTCGAGTACGCAGCCGAGCGAAATTTGAGCCTGCCCGAGCCTGATAAACGCTACAGCATACCAAACGACAGTGTGCTGTTTGAGCACGAGTGCAGGCAGGGGTTAGAGGATAGGCTTAAATTCGTCCCCGCCCAGCGTCACGAGGAGTACCGCACCCGTTTGCAGCGCGAGATAGATATCATAAATAAGATGAACTTCCCGGGCTATATGATGATCGTTTGGGACTTTATCAACGAAGCTAAAAAGCGCGGCGTGCCGGTAGGCCCGGGACGCGGCTCGGCGGCAGGAAGCCTGGTCGCATATTGTCTAAAGATCACCGACCTTGATCCGCTGCCGTATAACCTGCTTTTTGAGCGTTTTTTGAACCCCGAGCGCGTGAGCATGCCCGATATCGACGTGGACTTTTGTCAAAACCGCCGCGGCGAGATCATCGACTACGTCATCGAAAAATACGGTAAATTTAACGTCGCGCAGGTTATAACCTTCGGTAAGCTGCTGGCAAAGGGCGTCATCCGAGACGTCGCGCGCGTATGCGATATGCCGTACGCCGAGGCCGACGCGATGGCTAAGCTCATACCCGACGAGCTAGGCATCACGCTGGAACAAGCCTTTGAAAAAGAGCCAAAGATCGGGGAGCTGATAGCGACCAACTCAAATGCAAATAGAATTTGGAAATTCGCCCTTGATCTAGAGGGCCTAAACCGAAACGCCGGCATGCATGCCGCAGGCGTGGTCATCTCAAACGAGGAGCTGTGGAACAAAACCCCGCTTTTCCGCCAGCCAAACGCCGAGGAGGATCACTTCGTCACGCAGTATAGCCTAAAGTATCTAGAGGACGTGGACTTAATCAAATTCGACTTCCTGGGATTAAAGACGCTAACCGTGATCGATAATGCAGTCAAGCTCGTAAAAAAGAGATTTGGCAAAGAGATCATCTGGGAGCAGGTCAATAAAAACGACCCTAAAACTTACGAGACGATCAGCAGCGGTCAGACGCTGGGACTGTTTCAGATAGAGAGCGAAGGCATGCAAAAAGTCGGAGCCGATATGCGCCCCGACTGCTTTGAAGATATCATCGCGATGATCTCGCTTTACCGCCCGGGTCCGATGGATCTTATCCCTGATTTCATCAAGCGCAAACACGGCCTGGAGCCTATCACGTACATTTTTCCCGAGCTTGAGCCGATCTTAGAGCCCACATACGGCGTCATCGTCTATCAAGAGCAGGTTATGCAAATCGTGCAGACTATCGGCGGCTTTTCGTTAGGAGGCGCTGATCTCGTGCGCCGTGCGATGGGAAAAAAGATAAAAGAGGAGATGGATAGGCTAAAGGGTAAATTTATCGAGGGGGCCGAGGCGCAGGGGCTAGACGGCAAAAAGGCCGACGAGCTGTTTGAGCTTATTTTGCACTTTGCTTCGTACGGATTTAACAAATCACATGCCGCGGCATACACCTACGTGACCTTTCAGACGGCGTATCTAAAGACTTATTATCCGGCCGAATTTATGGCGGCTTTAATCACGAGCGAGGAGAGCAACGCCGATAAGATTTCGCGCTACATCGACGAGTGCAAGCGTCTAGATATCGCTATCCTGCCGCCGTCGGTCAACAAATCTGCCAAAGAATTTTCAGTCGTTAGCGAAGGCGGCAAGGACGCCATCATCTACGGCCTAGGTGCTATAAAGGGCGTCGGAGGCGCGGCGATCGAAAATATCTTAGAGGAGCAGACCAAAGGCGAGTTTAAGGATATCGACGATTTCGTCTCGCGCGTGGATAACTTTAAGGTAAATAAAAAAGTCTTTGAAAGCCTGATAAAATCGGGCTCTTTTGATAGCTTCGGCCTAACGCGTAAGATGATGCTAAACAACCTAGATAACATCGTAGAAGCGTGCAAAAACGCCGCGACTATCAAGAAAAATGCTGCCGAGAGTCTATTTGGCGACGACGAGAGTATGGCGACGGTTAAAACTAGTCTCGTGCGCGACGACTCCGAGCTCGAGCTAAAAACCAAGCTCAAATTTGAACTAGAAAGCGTGGGTATCTATCTCTCTGGCCACCCGCTAGACGAGTACCGCGAGCAAATCTCAAAGATAAACTACACGCTAAGCGATAAATTTGACGAGCTGCCCGAAAACGGCGAGATGCTGTTAGTGGGCAAGATCGAGGATCTCACGACTAGGATCAGCAAGAAAAACGGCAAAAAAATGGGCACTATAGAGATTCTGGATTTCCACGGTACGGTCGAGATCGCGGTCTTTGACAGAGGCCTTGGCGCGGTCGAGTCGATGAGCGCGGACGAGCGCGATCTACCGCATGCGTTTAAGGTTCGCTACTCCAAAGACGGGCAGTTCATGCGTATAAATTTGGATAAAATTTTGACTCTTGACGAGGCTATGGGCATGGACTTTTCGCATCCGCTCGAAAAATACAAAGAGCAAATCGAGCAGATAAAACACACGCCTAGCAAGGACTTCGGCAAGATAGATAAAACGAGCGAGATCCTAGTCGTCGGCAAGATCAGAGAGGTCGCCAGCATCACGAGCAAAAAGAGCGGCAAAGAGTTTATGATGCTAAGCGTCATGGATCTTTTTGGTACGTTTAAGGTCGCGGCGTTTGACTCCGAAAAGGGGCTCATCGAGAGCCTAAGCGAGGAGCAAAAGGACGCTCCGCTAGCATTTAAAGTGCGCTACAGCCGCGACGATCAGGGCGCTCGCATAAATCTAATCGACGTCGTGAGCCTAGAGGACGCGCGCGATATGAATTTTCAAAGCAGAAGCTTTAGACAGCGCAAAGAAAGTAGCGGCGCTAGCTACCAAAACGGCCAGGCATCTAGCGAAAGCAGAGGCAAAAGAGAGCTTGAGGATCTCGTGTTAGAGCTAAATTTGGACGAAACGGGCAAGGATATCATCACGCAAATTTACCGCGCCGCTATCGGCGAACACCGCGCCGCAGCCAATAAAAACAACAAGCGCCTGATCATCCGTATCAAGGACGCGCAGGAAGGCCGCGCGCTGGTTTATACGACGGAGTTTATCGTGGGAGAGGGGTTTGAGGAAAGGGCGCTAGGCTTAAGGCAAGCCGTTTAGATTTGAGGATTTACGGCTCGTCTTTTTGGTTTATATTTCGCTGCTTTTAAATTTAGCTCGGTCATTACCCGCGCGGTAGCTCCCGTCGTAAAATTTAAAAGCGGCTTGTCTCGCGAGTGCTTTGTGAATTCAAATTTAACGACGCAAGATTAGTCAAATTTGACTGATTTATCGGCAAGCTTTGGGCTTAAATTTAAAGAAAACATCCGAGAAAGCGTGCCAAAAGAGCTAATGGGGCTTGAAAAAGCATACTAAGACTCGTGGGTAAATCGCAGAAAAAGCAAAGCCGGGCGTAAAAGTCTAGCCGTTTTCTTATAAATTTGGCTTCCAAAGCCGTCTTTTTGCTTTCAAATGATACAATTCTGATTTCAATTATTACATTTTGTCTTTAAATTTGACGGGAGCTCTTATGAAAAAACTGGTTTGGCTAAATCCTGTTGTAAAAAACATCTACGACTTTGCGGCGCTTAAAGAAATTTTGCAAGATAAAGGTTTTAGCGTAGTAGAGTGCGAAAAGGACCACGCCCAAAGCGTAAAAAACGCATACAAAAATGGCCTTGCGCAAAGCGAGCTCATCTTTGATAGTCGCTGTCCGAGGGCTGTAAATTTCATCAGGGCAAATTTCAAAGAGCAGGCCGCTTTTATCTCAAATTTAAACCCCATTTTAATAGAAAGCGCCATAGAGCTTAGCTCAAAGCTAAAAGAGGACGAGTGGCTTTACGCGACGACGCCCTGCGAGGAGTTGGCCGAGCTTGGCAGGAGGCTAAATTTAGAGCGAACCACATTTTTGACATGGAAAAGCTTTAGGGAGCAAAACGCTATAAATTTAAAGATGCGTAGTATCGAGCAAAGTCCGATACCGCCGGGATTTTTCGCAAATTTGGGCGCAAAAACCTTAAGCCTTGATAGCAAAGAAAAGATAGAAAATGCCCTTTCATATAAATTTAGCGAGCTTAAAAACTACCGGATCATCGAGCTTTTATACTGCGAAAACGGCTGTCACAACGGAGATGGGCTGTGAGGGAAATTTTCAAAAAGAGCATTTTGATCTTAGCGATCTTCGCCCTCTGGCAGGTCGTTTGCGAGCTAGAAATTTTCACGCCGTATATCTTGCCAAGTCCGCTAGCTACGATAAAGACGATGTATAGCATGAGCCTAAGCGGCGAGCTTGCTACGCATACCATTATCAGCTTTAAGCGCATATTTGTAGGATATGCTCTTTCTTTTGCCCTAGCGCTCGTGCTTGGCGGTATAGCTGCGCTTTTGCCAAAGATCAGCGTTTATTACGAGTGGATACTAGAGTTTTTTAGAAACATCCCGCCGCTCAGTTTGATAGCTATTTTGGTGCTTTGGTTTGGTATAAACGAGACGCCAAAGATTATTATTATCATCCTAGCCTCATTTTTCCCGATGTTTTTAAGTATTCAAAAAGGGCTAACGAGCTGCGACGTAAAGCTCATCGAGGTCGGTAAAATTTTTGGCTTTAGTAAATTTGAAATTTTTTACAAGATCATCCTAAAAAGCGCGCTAAAAGATATCTTTGTCGGCATGCGAATAGGCTTTGGTTACGCCATGCGCGCGATCATAGGAGCTGAAATGATAGCGGCTTCAAGCGGGCTGGGCTATCTCATACTTGACGCAGAGGAGCTTTCGCGTGCGGATAGGATATTTGTAGGCATTTTTACGATCGGCATTTGCGGCGTGCTCATAGATAGGCTCTTTTTGCTTTTGATAGCGAAATTTAGCCTTTTGCGAGGCGATAAATGATAGAAATTTCAAATTTATCCAAGCATTTTTATATCGGTGAGAAGCGTATCGACGTTTTGAGAGAACTAAGCTTAAGCATAAAAAAAGACAAGATCACCGTCATACTCGGCAGAAGCGGATGCGGCAAAACCACGCTTTTACGCCTCATCGCCGGCCTTGAGAGCGTAAGCCTTGGCGAGATAAAATTTAAAGGGCAGGCAAAGATCGGCTTTGTCTTTCAAGAGCCCCGTCTTATGCCGTTTTTAAACGTCTATGAAAACATCGTATTTGCGCTTAAAAAGCATGAGATAGAGGCTACAAAGATCGATAGTCTGATATCTATGATAGGACTTAGCGACTTTAAATTTGCCGCAGTTTCACAGCTATCCGGCGGCATGAGCTCGCGTGTTTCGCTTGCTAGAGTGCTTGCGTACGAGGCAAATTTGATCCTTATGGACGAGCCGTTTGCTGCGCTTGATGCATTTACGAGGGCTAGCATGCAGGCTGAAATTTTAAAAATACAAGCCGGCAAAACCATCCTTTTCGTCACTCACAACATCGATGAGGCGCTATTTTTGGCCGATGAGATCATCTTACTTGAAAAGGGCGGGATAAAATCAAACTACGACCTATCAAATTTAGCAAGGCCAAGAGATCTGCTAAGTGAGGAGCTAATAGCCGTAAAACGCAAAATTTTGAGTGAAATTTAGAATAAAAAATGATAACTAAAACTAAAATGAAGCAAAAAATTATATAATTCTTGAAAAATTTTAAAGGAGCAAATATGAGAAAGTTTTTCAAGGTTTTATGTGCGGCCTCTTTGTTTTGTCTAGTCGCAAACGCAAGCGAAGGCTTAGATAAGATCGGTATGACCTACGTCAAATCGCCGCTAAACGTCCCATCGATCGTCGATAAATTTAAAGGCTTTTACGCGAAGTCTTTTGGCGTGCCGGTCGAGTACTCCGAGATCACCTCGGGTGCTAAACAAACGCAAGCGCTCGCTTCAAATTCGCTCCAGTTTCTAAACTGCGTGGGCGGCACTTCGGTTATACTTGCAGCTGCAAATAAGGCTGACATAAAGATCATAAGCGCCTATTCAAGGGCGCCAGAGGCATTTGTGATATTTTCTAAGGACCAAAACATAAAGTCGCCAAAAGATCTAAAAGGTAAAAAAGTAGCAGGTCCAAAGGGCACGATCTTAAACGAGCTTTTGGTTAGATACCTAGCGCTTGGAGGGCTTAGCATAAATGACGTAGAGTTCATCTCTATGGGCATCCCGGCTGCGCAAGCCGCA of Campylobacter showae contains these proteins:
- the dnaE gene encoding DNA polymerase III subunit alpha; translated protein: MSDFTDFTHLHLHTEYSLLDGANRIKELAKTLKKQGVKAAAITDHGNMFGAIDFYKTMKNEGIKPLIGIEAYIHNGEELGDKSTKQRFHLCLIAKNEIGYKNLMYLSSMSYIEGFYYYPRINKKMLKEHSEGIICSSACLQGEVNWNLNQSERNLRFGAGGYEAAKEAALWYKDVFGDDFYLEIMRHGIGDQRRIDDEILRLAKELNIKVIATNDTHYTFKQRADAHEVFMCIAMNKLLDDPNRLRHSVHEFYVKTPAQMSELFADIPEAVTNTQEIVDKCDLAIKLGDATPPNFKFTLEYAAERNLSLPEPDKRYSIPNDSVLFEHECRQGLEDRLKFVPAQRHEEYRTRLQREIDIINKMNFPGYMMIVWDFINEAKKRGVPVGPGRGSAAGSLVAYCLKITDLDPLPYNLLFERFLNPERVSMPDIDVDFCQNRRGEIIDYVIEKYGKFNVAQVITFGKLLAKGVIRDVARVCDMPYAEADAMAKLIPDELGITLEQAFEKEPKIGELIATNSNANRIWKFALDLEGLNRNAGMHAAGVVISNEELWNKTPLFRQPNAEEDHFVTQYSLKYLEDVDLIKFDFLGLKTLTVIDNAVKLVKKRFGKEIIWEQVNKNDPKTYETISSGQTLGLFQIESEGMQKVGADMRPDCFEDIIAMISLYRPGPMDLIPDFIKRKHGLEPITYIFPELEPILEPTYGVIVYQEQVMQIVQTIGGFSLGGADLVRRAMGKKIKEEMDRLKGKFIEGAEAQGLDGKKADELFELILHFASYGFNKSHAAAYTYVTFQTAYLKTYYPAEFMAALITSEESNADKISRYIDECKRLDIAILPPSVNKSAKEFSVVSEGGKDAIIYGLGAIKGVGGAAIENILEEQTKGEFKDIDDFVSRVDNFKVNKKVFESLIKSGSFDSFGLTRKMMLNNLDNIVEACKNAATIKKNAAESLFGDDESMATVKTSLVRDDSELELKTKLKFELESVGIYLSGHPLDEYREQISKINYTLSDKFDELPENGEMLLVGKIEDLTTRISKKNGKKMGTIEILDFHGTVEIAVFDRGLGAVESMSADERDLPHAFKVRYSKDGQFMRINLDKILTLDEAMGMDFSHPLEKYKEQIEQIKHTPSKDFGKIDKTSEILVVGKIREVASITSKKSGKEFMMLSVMDLFGTFKVAAFDSEKGLIESLSEEQKDAPLAFKVRYSRDDQGARINLIDVVSLEDARDMNFQSRSFRQRKESSGASYQNGQASSESRGKRELEDLVLELNLDETGKDIITQIYRAAIGEHRAAANKNNKRLIIRIKDAQEGRALVYTTEFIVGEGFEERALGLRQAV
- a CDS encoding ABC transporter permease, encoding MREIFKKSILILAIFALWQVVCELEIFTPYILPSPLATIKTMYSMSLSGELATHTIISFKRIFVGYALSFALALVLGGIAALLPKISVYYEWILEFFRNIPPLSLIAILVLWFGINETPKIIIIILASFFPMFLSIQKGLTSCDVKLIEVGKIFGFSKFEIFYKIILKSALKDIFVGMRIGFGYAMRAIIGAEMIAASSGLGYLILDAEELSRADRIFVGIFTIGICGVLIDRLFLLLIAKFSLLRGDK
- a CDS encoding ABC transporter ATP-binding protein, translated to MIEISNLSKHFYIGEKRIDVLRELSLSIKKDKITVILGRSGCGKTTLLRLIAGLESVSLGEIKFKGQAKIGFVFQEPRLMPFLNVYENIVFALKKHEIEATKIDSLISMIGLSDFKFAAVSQLSGGMSSRVSLARVLAYEANLILMDEPFAALDAFTRASMQAEILKIQAGKTILFVTHNIDEALFLADEIILLEKGGIKSNYDLSNLARPRDLLSEELIAVKRKILSEI
- a CDS encoding ABC transporter substrate-binding protein — its product is MRKFFKVLCAASLFCLVANASEGLDKIGMTYVKSPLNVPSIVDKFKGFYAKSFGVPVEYSEITSGAKQTQALASNSLQFLNCVGGTSVILAAANKADIKIISAYSRAPEAFVIFSKDQNIKSPKDLKGKKVAGPKGTILNELLVRYLALGGLSINDVEFISMGIPAAQAAVENGSVDAALLAGPAAYNAQKSGLNVVTTGKGLITPVIVTATSGEFYKKHKDVVEKFKKAQDEILDYIKANEDEALKFTAEETGLSIEAVKSMYPQYDFSSKITADDIKALEATQEFMLESKMIEQKIDIKSLLLN